In the genome of Muntiacus reevesi chromosome 5, mMunRee1.1, whole genome shotgun sequence, one region contains:
- the LAX1 gene encoding lymphocyte transmembrane adapter 1, translating into MPLLTLPRPRQRAKNIYDLLPRRQEEPGRHPSRSIRIVSTESLLSRNSDSPPSEHVPSQAGDALHMHGAHTHAMGYAVGIYDNAVQPQLCGNLAPSAHYVNVRASRGYPSTSSEESRDYVNIPTAKEIAETLASTSNPPGNLFILPSTKELALSEEIDEGCGNASDCTSLGSPGTENSDPLSDGEGSSQTSNDYVNVAELDLGTPQGKQLRGMFQCRRDYENVPPGPSNNKQQEEEVTSSNTDRVEGRTDGPETHIPPAVQSGSFLALKDYVACQSSAHSENGPWKRAEETSSEDSHDYENV; encoded by the exons ATGCCCTTGTTGACTCTGCCTCGACCCAGACAACGagccaaaaatatttatgatCTCTTGCCCCGAAGACAAGAAGAGCCGG GAAGACATCCCTCAAGGAGCATCCGTATTGTCAGCACCGAAAGCCTTCTCTCCAGGAATTCTGACAGCCCTCCCTCAGAGCATGTG CCCTCCCAAGCAGGCGATGCCCTCCACATGCACGGAGCCCATACTCACGCCATGGGGTATGCAGTGGGCATCTATGACAATGCCGTGCAGCCCCAGCTGTGTGGAAACCTTGCTCCCTCAGCTCACTATGTCAATGTCAGAGCTTCAAGAGGTTATCCGAGCACTTCTTCAGAGGAGTCAAGAGATTATGTCAATATCCCCACAGCAAAGGAGATTGCTGAGACTTTGGCTTCTACCAGTAACCCTCCTGGGAACCTCTTCATCCTCCCAAGTACCAAGGAGCTGGCGCTGTCTGAAGAAATAGATGAGGGTTGTGGGAATGccagtgactgcaccagtttggggtctccaggaactgAGAACAGTGATCCACTCAGCGATGGGGAAGGATCTTCTCAGACCTCAAATGACTATGTCAACGTGGCAGAGTTGGATCTCGGGACCCCCCAAGGGAAGCAGCTCCGGGGAATGTTTCAGTGCCGCAGGGATTATGAAAATGTACCACCAGGTCCCAGTAACAACAAGCAGCAGGAGGAGGAAGTGACATCCTCAAACACAGACCGTGTAGAGGGCAGGACAGATGGTCCAGAGACCCACATCCCACCTGCCGTGCAGTCAGGGAGCTTCCTGGCTTTAAAGGATTATGTGGCCTGTCAGTCGTCTGCCCACAGTGAGAACGGGCCGTGGAAACGTGCAGAAGAGACATCAAGTGAGGACTCTCACGACTATGAGAATGTGTGA